Proteins from a genomic interval of Vanacampus margaritifer isolate UIUO_Vmar chromosome 4, RoL_Vmar_1.0, whole genome shotgun sequence:
- the kif28 gene encoding kinesin-like protein KIF28 isoform X1: MHGKDCVKVAVRVRPFNKRERDAGSRCIVAMAASSITIQDPRDSQCRRSFCFDYAYWSHSGYVVQDCTGLYLSEEAGGRYADQECVFQDLGVGILDNALQGYNATLLAYGQTGSGKSYSMVGYSPNKGLVPKLCERLFEAIKENQDTRQCQVFFSMLEIYNEQVVDLLSRGSRPPGGLRVREEQHKGFYVEGLRTVPCDSAAQVEQLMEQGTRTRTSAATHMNANSSRSHMLIVLQLKQILSKESVTKQSNINLVDLAGSERQRSASSEADRLKEGTAINLSLTTLGNVISALADMAVGRKVVHVPYRDSVLTKLLQSALGGNSRTVMIATLSPADICYEESLSTLRYAERAKHIQNRPVVNERPTERLVKELKAENARLMQRLSRLGQDGRGANDETKEIRQLLTHNELQIRTIHTLWEQHLQEALRDWEQQYANITQERRMMQMHPYILNINEDAQLSGVVKLFIQEGEWDIGLNEGTSRSISIKGLGIQPRHVVLKNKQRRVTLTPLKGSKVTVNGRAVSQTTELQHLDRLILGSNCTYLYIGFPSERVANDWSCYDYDYFLSELAAAEGIHLGETSTDSCQTDPSLLAVFYDYVKLMPLVAEANQMSQELNKDVEFKLEIKNLVLSDSKGHDLEKEIVCRVTSKRTKQVWIWSKAKFVNRKFLMEEIYQQHLDDTGEGLATSSLPRDKDPFWDPVEPLLLGTAHLWLQSLAFRIPVDEQLEVLGSEGSEEAILQAKLIPCTSDGLPLGEDDILIDPSELLGRRFDAQLVVEQCFGLRWIRDARNRGVQIGFSLLDSDGRLYTTAAWHHVNPVLHHKVHFASLHVSQQLLDYLQSSAVLLELWGLQEGCTSLVSPLEGARVSTEGIFIIDDGCIANPIPADCDEQISSLSRLQRDLEEQKRINNNLMKENQRLRGQLNMAANGGDSGRSRSVRPSSDAEFARSLKQFYYNMTSVKAQLQSLRRRRPSESCDLLGLRLFVDEHSGLLKDFSEQLERSVSILKHDVAAIVRRKRERSGTWS; this comes from the exons ATGCACGGCAAGGACTGTGTCAAAGTGGCTGTTAGAGTCCGACCATTCAACAAG agggagcgggatgcgggcaGCCGTTGCATCGTTGCCATGGCAGCGAGCTCCATCACCATCCAGGACCCACGCGACTCTCAGTGCCGCCGCTCCTTCTGCTTCGACTACGCCTACTGGTCCCACAGCGGCTACGTGGTCCAGGACTGCACTGGCCTCTACCTGTCCGAGGAGGCGGGTGGGCGCTACGCGGACCAG GAATGTGTGTTCCAGGACCTTGGAGTAGGAATACTGGATAATGCACTCCAG GGTTACAACGCCACCCTGCTGGCTTACGGACAGACGGGCTCTGGGAAGAGTTACTCCATGGTGGGCTACAGTCCCAATAAAGGCCTGGTTCCCAAACTGTGTGAGCGACTGTTTGAGGCCATTAAAGAAAACCAGGACACTAGACAATGTCAG GTCTTCTTCAGTATGTTGGAAATCTACAATGAGCAG GTGGTGGACCTGCTGTCTCGTGGTTCTCGTCCTCCTGGGGGGCTCCGTGTCCGAGAGGAGCAGCATAAGGGCTTCTATGTGGAGGGTCTGCGTACAGTTCCTTGTGATAGTGCAGCACAG GTGGAGCAGCTGATGGAGCAAGGCACCCGAACCAGAACCAGCGCGGCCACGCACATGAACGCAAACAGCAGCCGCTCGCACATGCTCATTGTGCTGCAGCTCAAACAG ATCTTATCTAAAGAGAGCGTCACCAAACAGTCCAACATTAACCTGGTGGACCTGGCAGGAAGCGAGCGTCAGAGATCGGCGTCGTCCGAGGCCGACCGTCTCAAGGAGGGCACGGCCATCAACCTGAGCCTCACCACTCTGGGCAACGTCATCAG CGCCCTCGCTGACATGGCAGTGGGGAGGAAGGTGGTGCATGTTCCGTACAGAGATTCGGTTCTCACTAAACTGCTGCAATCTGCTCTGGGGGGGAACAGCCGCACTGTTATG ATTGCCACACTGAGCCCTGCTGACATCTGCTATGAGGAGTCTCTGTCTACACTTCGCTATGCTGAGAg GGCAAAGCACATCCAGAACCGTCCTGTGGTGAACGAGCGCCCCACTGAGCGTCTGGTCAAAGAACTCAAAGCCGAGAATGCCAGACTGATGCAACGGCTGAGTCGACTGGGCCAGGATGGGCGCGGCGCCAATGACGAAACCA AGGAGATCCGTCAGCTGCTGACACACAATGAGCTCCAGATCAGAACCATTCACACCTTGTGGGAGCAACATCTGCAGGAGGCGCTTAGGGACTGGGAGCAACAGTATGCCAACATCACACAG gagaGGAGGATGATGCAGATGCATCCTTACATCCTAAACATCAACGAGGACGCTCAGCTGTCTGGTGTGGTTAAGCTGTTCATCCAGGAGG GTGAATGGGACATCGGCCTCAATGAAGGCACCTCCAGATCCATCTCCATCAAGGGTTTAGG gaTCCAGCCGCGCCATGTTGTGTTGAAGAACAAACAGCGGCGAGTAACGCTAACCCCGCTAAAGGGGTCCAAAGTGACCGTCAATGGAAGAGCAGTTTCTCAGACCACCGAGCTGCAGCATCTG GACCGACTGATTCTCGGGTCCAACTGCACTTACCTTTACATCGGTTTCCCGTCCGAGAGGGTTGCTAACGACTGGAGTTGCTACGACTACGACTACTTCTTGTCCGAGCTGGCTGCCGCCGAGGGCATCCACCTGG GTGAAACTAGCACTGATTCCTGTCAGACGGATCCGAGTTTGCTGGCCGTCTTTTATGACTACGTCAAATTGATGCCTCTGGTGGCTGAAGCCAACCAGATGAGCCAGGAACTTAATAAG GACGTGGAGTTCAAACTGGAGATTAAGAATCTGGTGCTGTCCGACTCAAAAGGACACGATCTGGAGAAAGAGATTGTTTGCAGAGTCACTTCAAAGCGCACCAAACAG gtATGGATTTGGTCCAAGGCAAAATTTGTGAACCGCAAATTCCTGATGGAAGAAATCTACCAGCAGCATCTGGATGAT ACAGGAGAGGGCCTCGCCACTTCTTCCCTGCCCAGAGACAAAGACCCTTTTTGGGATCCGGTTGAGCCGCTGCTCCTGGGCACCGCTCACCTCTGGTTGCAATCTTTGGCCTTTCGAATTCCTGTGGACGAGCAACTAGAG GTGCTCGGGTCTGAAGGTAGTGAGGAGGCCATTCTGCAAGCAAAGCTGATTCCTTGCACCTCGGATGGATT GCCTCTGGGCGAAGACGACATCCTCATCGACCCGTCAGAGCTGCTCGGCCGACGTTTCGACGCCCAGCTGGTTGTGGAACAGTGTTTCGGCCTGCGTTGGATCAGAGACGCTCGCAATCGAGGCGTTCAGATTGG attcagTCTTTTGGACAGCGACGGCCGTCTGTACACAACGGCCGCGTGGCACCATGTCAACCCCGTGCTACATCACAAAGTGCACTTCGCCTCACTTCACGTCTCCCAGCAGCTACTCGACTACCTTCAGAGCAGCGCTGTGCTTCTGGAGCTTTGGGGGCTTCAAG aggGCTGCACTAGCTTGGTATCACCACTTGAGGGCGCTAGAGTGAGCACAGAGGGCATTTTTATCATCGATGACGGTTGCATTGCCAATCCTATT CCTGCCGATTGCGACGAGCAGATCAGTTCCCTGAGCAGGCTTCAGAGGGACCTTGAAGAACAAAAGAGAATCAACAACAACCTGATGAAGGAGAATCAACGTTTAAGAGGACAGCTTAACATGGCCGCCAACG GCGGCGACAGCGGGCGGAGTCGCTCGGTTCGGCCCAGCAGCGACGCAGAGTTTGCTCGCTCGCTCAAACAGTTCTACTACAACATGACCTCAGTCAAGGCTCAGCTGCAGAGTCTGCGCAGACGCAGGCCCAGC GAGTCCTGTGACCTGCTGGGACTCCGCCTCTTTGTGGACGAGCACAGCGGTCTGCTGAAGGACTTCTCGGAGCAGCTGGAACGAAGCGTGTCCATCCTCAAACACGACGTGGCCGCCATCGTCCGACGCAAGCGGGAACGCTCAGGAACCTGGTCTTGA
- the kif28 gene encoding kinesin-like protein KIF28 isoform X2 codes for MRSRFTTITISVECVFQDLGVGILDNALQGYNATLLAYGQTGSGKSYSMVGYSPNKGLVPKLCERLFEAIKENQDTRQCQVFFSMLEIYNEQVVDLLSRGSRPPGGLRVREEQHKGFYVEGLRTVPCDSAAQVEQLMEQGTRTRTSAATHMNANSSRSHMLIVLQLKQILSKESVTKQSNINLVDLAGSERQRSASSEADRLKEGTAINLSLTTLGNVISALADMAVGRKVVHVPYRDSVLTKLLQSALGGNSRTVMIATLSPADICYEESLSTLRYAERAKHIQNRPVVNERPTERLVKELKAENARLMQRLSRLGQDGRGANDETKEIRQLLTHNELQIRTIHTLWEQHLQEALRDWEQQYANITQERRMMQMHPYILNINEDAQLSGVVKLFIQEGEWDIGLNEGTSRSISIKGLGIQPRHVVLKNKQRRVTLTPLKGSKVTVNGRAVSQTTELQHLDRLILGSNCTYLYIGFPSERVANDWSCYDYDYFLSELAAAEGIHLGETSTDSCQTDPSLLAVFYDYVKLMPLVAEANQMSQELNKDVEFKLEIKNLVLSDSKGHDLEKEIVCRVTSKRTKQVWIWSKAKFVNRKFLMEEIYQQHLDDTGEGLATSSLPRDKDPFWDPVEPLLLGTAHLWLQSLAFRIPVDEQLEVLGSEGSEEAILQAKLIPCTSDGLPLGEDDILIDPSELLGRRFDAQLVVEQCFGLRWIRDARNRGVQIGFSLLDSDGRLYTTAAWHHVNPVLHHKVHFASLHVSQQLLDYLQSSAVLLELWGLQEGCTSLVSPLEGARVSTEGIFIIDDGCIANPIPADCDEQISSLSRLQRDLEEQKRINNNLMKENQRLRGQLNMAANGGDSGRSRSVRPSSDAEFARSLKQFYYNMTSVKAQLQSLRRRRPSESCDLLGLRLFVDEHSGLLKDFSEQLERSVSILKHDVAAIVRRKRERSGTWS; via the exons atgagAAGTCGTTTCACTACAATAACAATCTCTGTG GAATGTGTGTTCCAGGACCTTGGAGTAGGAATACTGGATAATGCACTCCAG GGTTACAACGCCACCCTGCTGGCTTACGGACAGACGGGCTCTGGGAAGAGTTACTCCATGGTGGGCTACAGTCCCAATAAAGGCCTGGTTCCCAAACTGTGTGAGCGACTGTTTGAGGCCATTAAAGAAAACCAGGACACTAGACAATGTCAG GTCTTCTTCAGTATGTTGGAAATCTACAATGAGCAG GTGGTGGACCTGCTGTCTCGTGGTTCTCGTCCTCCTGGGGGGCTCCGTGTCCGAGAGGAGCAGCATAAGGGCTTCTATGTGGAGGGTCTGCGTACAGTTCCTTGTGATAGTGCAGCACAG GTGGAGCAGCTGATGGAGCAAGGCACCCGAACCAGAACCAGCGCGGCCACGCACATGAACGCAAACAGCAGCCGCTCGCACATGCTCATTGTGCTGCAGCTCAAACAG ATCTTATCTAAAGAGAGCGTCACCAAACAGTCCAACATTAACCTGGTGGACCTGGCAGGAAGCGAGCGTCAGAGATCGGCGTCGTCCGAGGCCGACCGTCTCAAGGAGGGCACGGCCATCAACCTGAGCCTCACCACTCTGGGCAACGTCATCAG CGCCCTCGCTGACATGGCAGTGGGGAGGAAGGTGGTGCATGTTCCGTACAGAGATTCGGTTCTCACTAAACTGCTGCAATCTGCTCTGGGGGGGAACAGCCGCACTGTTATG ATTGCCACACTGAGCCCTGCTGACATCTGCTATGAGGAGTCTCTGTCTACACTTCGCTATGCTGAGAg GGCAAAGCACATCCAGAACCGTCCTGTGGTGAACGAGCGCCCCACTGAGCGTCTGGTCAAAGAACTCAAAGCCGAGAATGCCAGACTGATGCAACGGCTGAGTCGACTGGGCCAGGATGGGCGCGGCGCCAATGACGAAACCA AGGAGATCCGTCAGCTGCTGACACACAATGAGCTCCAGATCAGAACCATTCACACCTTGTGGGAGCAACATCTGCAGGAGGCGCTTAGGGACTGGGAGCAACAGTATGCCAACATCACACAG gagaGGAGGATGATGCAGATGCATCCTTACATCCTAAACATCAACGAGGACGCTCAGCTGTCTGGTGTGGTTAAGCTGTTCATCCAGGAGG GTGAATGGGACATCGGCCTCAATGAAGGCACCTCCAGATCCATCTCCATCAAGGGTTTAGG gaTCCAGCCGCGCCATGTTGTGTTGAAGAACAAACAGCGGCGAGTAACGCTAACCCCGCTAAAGGGGTCCAAAGTGACCGTCAATGGAAGAGCAGTTTCTCAGACCACCGAGCTGCAGCATCTG GACCGACTGATTCTCGGGTCCAACTGCACTTACCTTTACATCGGTTTCCCGTCCGAGAGGGTTGCTAACGACTGGAGTTGCTACGACTACGACTACTTCTTGTCCGAGCTGGCTGCCGCCGAGGGCATCCACCTGG GTGAAACTAGCACTGATTCCTGTCAGACGGATCCGAGTTTGCTGGCCGTCTTTTATGACTACGTCAAATTGATGCCTCTGGTGGCTGAAGCCAACCAGATGAGCCAGGAACTTAATAAG GACGTGGAGTTCAAACTGGAGATTAAGAATCTGGTGCTGTCCGACTCAAAAGGACACGATCTGGAGAAAGAGATTGTTTGCAGAGTCACTTCAAAGCGCACCAAACAG gtATGGATTTGGTCCAAGGCAAAATTTGTGAACCGCAAATTCCTGATGGAAGAAATCTACCAGCAGCATCTGGATGAT ACAGGAGAGGGCCTCGCCACTTCTTCCCTGCCCAGAGACAAAGACCCTTTTTGGGATCCGGTTGAGCCGCTGCTCCTGGGCACCGCTCACCTCTGGTTGCAATCTTTGGCCTTTCGAATTCCTGTGGACGAGCAACTAGAG GTGCTCGGGTCTGAAGGTAGTGAGGAGGCCATTCTGCAAGCAAAGCTGATTCCTTGCACCTCGGATGGATT GCCTCTGGGCGAAGACGACATCCTCATCGACCCGTCAGAGCTGCTCGGCCGACGTTTCGACGCCCAGCTGGTTGTGGAACAGTGTTTCGGCCTGCGTTGGATCAGAGACGCTCGCAATCGAGGCGTTCAGATTGG attcagTCTTTTGGACAGCGACGGCCGTCTGTACACAACGGCCGCGTGGCACCATGTCAACCCCGTGCTACATCACAAAGTGCACTTCGCCTCACTTCACGTCTCCCAGCAGCTACTCGACTACCTTCAGAGCAGCGCTGTGCTTCTGGAGCTTTGGGGGCTTCAAG aggGCTGCACTAGCTTGGTATCACCACTTGAGGGCGCTAGAGTGAGCACAGAGGGCATTTTTATCATCGATGACGGTTGCATTGCCAATCCTATT CCTGCCGATTGCGACGAGCAGATCAGTTCCCTGAGCAGGCTTCAGAGGGACCTTGAAGAACAAAAGAGAATCAACAACAACCTGATGAAGGAGAATCAACGTTTAAGAGGACAGCTTAACATGGCCGCCAACG GCGGCGACAGCGGGCGGAGTCGCTCGGTTCGGCCCAGCAGCGACGCAGAGTTTGCTCGCTCGCTCAAACAGTTCTACTACAACATGACCTCAGTCAAGGCTCAGCTGCAGAGTCTGCGCAGACGCAGGCCCAGC GAGTCCTGTGACCTGCTGGGACTCCGCCTCTTTGTGGACGAGCACAGCGGTCTGCTGAAGGACTTCTCGGAGCAGCTGGAACGAAGCGTGTCCATCCTCAAACACGACGTGGCCGCCATCGTCCGACGCAAGCGGGAACGCTCAGGAACCTGGTCTTGA